One Candidatus Binatia bacterium DNA window includes the following coding sequences:
- a CDS encoding NAD(P)/FAD-dependent oxidoreductase, giving the protein MTQTPKRDPRIVIIGAGPGGLCMAIHLKKAGFENFVILEKAAGLGGTWFHNRYPGCACDIPSHLYSYSFEVKPDWSRPYAPQPEILEYLEECAEKYAIKPYCRFDCEVRGTTWDEDTARWTIELRDGERLEADVVVSAIGMFNELNYPEIEGLDSFEGTRFHSARWNWDHDLSGERVGVVGSAASAVQFVPQIVKDAARVDYYQRTANWVMPKQDDPYPEDVLEHFRANPDVAQGVRDEIFNRINSGGPQTFDFIQPDMEAACHGNIALVEDPEVRAKLVPTHPWGCKRPLFSNDYYPAFNRPNLELITSGVERITKNSIVAVDGTEREIETLILATGFKTTKYLSALDVRGRGGVTIEEAWSDGAQAYKGVTTAGFPNLFMLYGPNTNSDSLITMIEYHVEHAMLHIQRIADEGLAWVDVKPEPMAEYNEELQREIAAVKVWFAGCTDYYRAPSGRIVTQWPRTMGQHHEMLSSLDLDAYEVKRSPTDSS; this is encoded by the coding sequence GTGACCCAAACACCGAAACGCGATCCCCGAATTGTCATTATCGGCGCCGGCCCCGGCGGCCTCTGCATGGCCATCCACCTGAAGAAGGCCGGCTTCGAGAACTTCGTGATCCTCGAGAAGGCCGCTGGCCTCGGGGGCACCTGGTTCCACAACCGCTACCCCGGCTGTGCGTGCGACATCCCCTCGCATCTCTACTCCTACTCGTTCGAAGTGAAGCCCGATTGGTCGCGCCCTTACGCGCCGCAGCCGGAGATCCTCGAGTACCTCGAAGAGTGTGCCGAGAAGTACGCGATCAAGCCCTACTGCCGCTTCGACTGCGAGGTCCGGGGTACGACTTGGGATGAAGACACCGCACGGTGGACGATCGAGCTCCGGGACGGCGAGCGCCTCGAAGCGGATGTCGTCGTGAGCGCCATCGGCATGTTCAACGAGCTGAACTACCCCGAGATCGAAGGCCTCGATTCGTTCGAGGGCACGCGCTTCCACTCCGCCCGCTGGAATTGGGACCACGATCTGTCCGGGGAGAGGGTCGGCGTGGTCGGCAGCGCTGCGAGCGCGGTGCAATTCGTTCCGCAGATCGTGAAGGATGCCGCGCGCGTCGACTATTACCAACGCACCGCGAACTGGGTCATGCCCAAGCAAGATGACCCCTACCCCGAAGACGTTCTGGAACACTTCCGCGCCAACCCGGATGTGGCCCAGGGCGTGCGCGACGAGATCTTCAACCGCATCAACAGCGGCGGCCCGCAGACCTTCGACTTCATCCAGCCGGACATGGAAGCCGCGTGCCACGGGAACATCGCGCTGGTCGAGGATCCCGAGGTTCGCGCGAAGCTCGTGCCGACCCACCCCTGGGGCTGCAAGCGACCCCTCTTCTCCAACGACTACTACCCGGCCTTCAATCGTCCGAACCTGGAGCTCATCACCAGCGGGGTCGAACGCATCACCAAGAACTCGATCGTGGCGGTGGATGGTACGGAGCGCGAGATCGAGACCCTGATTCTCGCAACCGGGTTCAAGACGACCAAGTACCTCTCGGCCCTCGACGTTCGCGGCCGGGGCGGCGTCACGATCGAGGAGGCCTGGAGCGACGGTGCCCAGGCCTACAAGGGGGTCACGACCGCGGGCTTCCCCAACCTCTTCATGCTCTACGGACCGAACACGAACAGCGACTCGCTAATCACGATGATCGAGTACCACGTCGAGCACGCGATGCTGCACATCCAGCGCATCGCCGACGAGGGCCTCGCGTGGGTCGACGTGAAACCGGAACCCATGGCCGAGTACAACGAAGAGCTGCAGCGGGAGATCGCGGCGGTCAAGGTCTGGTTCGCGGGGTGCACCGACTACTACCGCGCGCCCAGCGGGCGCATCGTCACGCAGTGGCCCCGAACCATGGGCCAACACCACGAGATGCTCTCCTCGCTCGACCTCGACGCCTACGAGGTAAAGCGGAGCCCGACCGACTCCTCCTAG
- a CDS encoding CoA transferase, with the protein MDLDPLLRAARLDAPAGPRIDVRGADPVLPTRYPAGEAAAAALGLTGAAAAQLHEARTGEAQKVSVDVSGAAMSLVSFVLQKASSGVDLTRHHNPASGLYETRDGRWIHLHGGFPALAQGAVDLLGCTLDANAIADAVRAHDAAELEDAIALRGLCGTVVRTTEEWAEHPQGRALASLPVIEIERIGDAAARPLPPGDRPLDGVRALDLTRVLAGPTCGRTLASYGADVLRIGAERVPSIEPFVIDTGHGKRNAFLDLDRDDDRTRLDELVETADLFCQSYRPGALAARGLSPTELAARRPGIIVVSLDCYGHVGPWAHRPGWEQLAQSATGIADSEARDGRPALIPAAATDYTTGYLAAFGAMTALSRRCTEGGSWHVKESLCQTGMWLTRLGTIHDRDQARGFDRPERFVASSDTAWGRLEHLAPIVEMEHTPARWDLPPSPLGTHSPEWLR; encoded by the coding sequence TTGGATCTCGATCCCCTTCTTCGCGCCGCGCGCCTCGACGCCCCGGCCGGCCCCCGGATCGACGTACGAGGAGCGGACCCCGTCCTCCCCACGCGCTACCCGGCAGGCGAAGCCGCCGCAGCCGCCCTCGGCCTGACCGGGGCGGCGGCCGCGCAACTGCACGAGGCCCGAACGGGGGAGGCGCAGAAGGTCTCGGTCGACGTCTCCGGCGCCGCAATGAGCCTGGTCAGCTTCGTCCTGCAGAAGGCCTCGAGCGGCGTCGACCTCACGCGGCACCACAATCCGGCGAGCGGGCTCTACGAGACGCGGGACGGCAGGTGGATTCATCTGCACGGCGGCTTCCCGGCACTCGCGCAAGGCGCGGTCGATCTACTCGGCTGCACCCTCGACGCGAACGCGATCGCCGACGCGGTGCGCGCCCACGACGCTGCCGAACTAGAAGACGCGATCGCGCTGCGCGGCCTCTGTGGTACCGTCGTCCGCACGACCGAGGAATGGGCAGAGCATCCCCAAGGAAGGGCCCTCGCGTCGCTCCCCGTGATCGAGATCGAGCGCATCGGCGACGCGGCCGCGCGACCACTCCCCCCCGGAGATCGCCCGCTCGATGGTGTTCGCGCCCTCGATCTGACGCGAGTGCTCGCGGGCCCAACCTGCGGACGAACTCTCGCTTCCTACGGCGCGGACGTCCTGCGAATCGGCGCGGAGCGCGTGCCGAGCATCGAGCCGTTCGTCATCGACACCGGCCACGGAAAGCGCAACGCGTTCCTCGATCTCGACCGCGACGACGATCGCACGAGACTCGACGAGCTCGTGGAGACCGCAGACCTGTTCTGCCAAAGCTACCGCCCGGGCGCGCTTGCCGCCCGCGGCCTCTCGCCGACCGAGCTCGCCGCGCGACGGCCGGGTATCATTGTCGTGTCGCTCGATTGCTACGGCCACGTCGGCCCCTGGGCCCATCGCCCCGGCTGGGAACAACTCGCGCAGTCTGCGACGGGCATCGCCGACTCCGAAGCGCGCGACGGCCGGCCCGCGCTGATTCCCGCCGCCGCGACGGACTACACGACCGGCTACCTCGCGGCGTTCGGTGCCATGACCGCACTCTCCCGCAGGTGCACCGAGGGCGGCAGTTGGCACGTAAAGGAGTCCCTCTGCCAGACCGGGATGTGGCTCACCCGTCTCGGTACGATCCACGACCGCGACCAGGCTCGCGGCTTCGATCGGCCCGAACGCTTCGTGGCCTCGTCGGACACGGCGTGGGGTCGGCTAGAGCATCTCGCGCCCATCGTAGAAATGGAACACACTCCGGCACGGTGGGACCTTCCGCCGTCGCCCCTGGGAACCCACTCTCCCGAGTGGCTTCGTTGA
- a CDS encoding FadD3 family acyl-CoA ligase, translating into MQRTIPGAVQEAAEQFGSAIAIEEGDTRLSFSELADAGVRVARAFIAAGIGPGDRVAIWAPNIHEWILAAIGLHSAGATLVPLNTRLKKAEAAYILQSSGAKLLCTVTDFLGVDYVAEIQQEDIPSLEGIVALRGSTAGATGWDEFLARGESVPEEKARERAAAVSPDDLSDIMFTSGTTGKPKGVMTTHGQNTKVFLAWSGIVGLTAGDRYLIVNPFFHAFGYKAGWLSCILRGATALPHLVFDVPQVLARIGEDKISMLPGPPTLYQSILAHPDLAKHDISNLRLAVTGAAAIPVELIHRMKTELGFDTVITGYGLTESCGTVSMCREDDDAETIATTSGRAIDDVEVRCVNEAGEEVARGEPGEVVVRGYNVMKGYLDDPAETAKAVDADNWLHTGDIAIMDDRGYLRITDRIKDMFIMGGFNCYPAEIENLMFSSGDFAQVAVIGVPDARMGEVGMAFVVPGPGKALEPDGVITWCRANMANYKVPRFVEVVSELPVNASGKVTKFVLRERAKEVLGG; encoded by the coding sequence ATGCAACGCACCATTCCAGGGGCCGTCCAAGAGGCTGCCGAGCAGTTCGGAAGCGCCATCGCGATCGAAGAAGGCGACACCCGGCTCAGCTTTTCCGAGCTCGCGGACGCCGGCGTCCGCGTCGCCCGGGCCTTCATCGCCGCCGGGATCGGGCCCGGCGACCGGGTCGCGATCTGGGCGCCGAACATCCATGAGTGGATCCTGGCCGCCATCGGCCTGCACTCCGCCGGTGCGACACTGGTGCCGCTGAACACCCGACTGAAGAAGGCGGAGGCCGCATACATCCTTCAGTCGAGTGGCGCCAAGCTCCTGTGCACGGTGACCGACTTCCTCGGCGTCGACTACGTTGCCGAGATCCAGCAGGAAGACATCCCCTCGCTCGAGGGCATCGTCGCGCTTCGTGGGTCCACAGCGGGAGCGACCGGGTGGGACGAATTTCTCGCGCGCGGTGAATCGGTCCCCGAAGAGAAGGCACGAGAGCGGGCCGCCGCCGTGTCGCCCGACGATCTGTCTGACATCATGTTCACGTCCGGAACGACCGGGAAGCCCAAGGGCGTCATGACGACGCACGGCCAGAATACGAAAGTGTTCCTCGCGTGGTCCGGCATCGTCGGACTCACCGCCGGCGACCGCTACCTCATCGTGAATCCGTTCTTCCACGCGTTCGGCTACAAGGCGGGCTGGCTGTCGTGCATCCTGCGCGGCGCGACCGCGCTGCCACATCTCGTCTTCGACGTCCCGCAGGTTCTCGCCCGCATCGGCGAGGACAAGATCTCGATGCTGCCCGGACCGCCGACGCTCTATCAATCCATCCTGGCCCACCCCGACCTGGCCAAGCACGACATCTCGAACCTACGCCTCGCCGTCACCGGCGCCGCCGCAATCCCCGTCGAGCTCATCCACCGGATGAAGACGGAGCTCGGGTTCGACACGGTCATCACCGGCTACGGCCTCACAGAGTCGTGTGGAACCGTCTCCATGTGCCGGGAAGATGACGACGCCGAAACCATCGCGACGACCTCCGGACGTGCCATCGACGACGTCGAGGTTCGTTGCGTGAACGAGGCCGGCGAAGAGGTCGCGCGGGGCGAACCCGGCGAAGTCGTGGTGCGCGGTTACAACGTCATGAAGGGCTACCTCGACGACCCCGCCGAAACCGCGAAGGCCGTGGATGCGGACAACTGGCTGCATACCGGCGACATCGCCATCATGGACGACCGCGGCTACCTCAGAATCACCGACCGTATCAAGGACATGTTCATCATGGGCGGCTTCAACTGCTACCCGGCCGAGATCGAGAATCTCATGTTCAGCAGCGGGGACTTCGCCCAGGTCGCCGTCATCGGCGTTCCCGACGCGCGCATGGGCGAAGTGGGAATGGCCTTCGTCGTACCCGGCCCGGGCAAGGCGCTCGAGCCGGACGGCGTCATTACCTGGTGTCGTGCGAACATGGCCAACTACAAGGTCCCGCGCTTCGTCGAAGTCGTATCCGAACTCCCGGTGAACGCCTCCGGGAAGGTCACCAAATTCGTTCTGCGGGAACGGGCGAAGGAGGTCCTCGGCGGCTGA